The Hymenobacter sp. 5317J-9 genome has a window encoding:
- a CDS encoding VOC family protein, with amino-acid sequence MTGIGGIFFLADNPAATREWYARHLGLATTEWGSTFESRDMDRPDEVNQLQWSPFNRDSDYFAPSTRGFMINYRVQNLEGLVQQLRANGVTILDDIASYDYGKFVHILDADGNKLELWEPS; translated from the coding sequence GTGACGGGCATCGGCGGCATCTTCTTTTTAGCCGACAACCCCGCGGCCACCCGGGAGTGGTACGCCCGCCACCTGGGCCTGGCCACCACCGAGTGGGGCTCCACGTTCGAGTCCAGAGACATGGACCGGCCCGACGAGGTGAACCAGCTGCAATGGAGCCCCTTCAACCGCGACAGCGACTACTTCGCGCCCTCCACCCGCGGGTTTATGATTAACTACCGGGTGCAAAACCTCGAGGGGCTGGTGCAGCAGCTGCGGGCCAACGGCGTCACCATCCTCGACGACATTGCGAGCTACGACTACGGCAAATTCGTCCACATTCTGGACGCTGACGGCAACAAGCTGGAACTGTGGGAGCCCAGCTAG
- a CDS encoding alpha/beta hydrolase, whose product MTPSATSILERSNVTISGATGPNTPAIVFLHGLGGDQSDWRLVAPHFEDQYRVVLLDLVGAGKSDQAAYSPTAKHSTLAGHADDLLEVLSALALHDVVFVGHSVASMIGVIAAVREPERFSKMVLVSPSPRFINEKGYAGGFEQKDINELLAAMEGDYTGWANGFAPVMMGQKESPELVMSLTNSFVRTNPEIAKHFARVTFFSDTRAELGFLTIPTLIVQSAHDIIAPLAVGHYINEQLADSRMKVVETSGHCPHLSAPQETLSAVDHFLHHETALG is encoded by the coding sequence ATGACCCCATCCGCTACTTCCATTCTTGAGCGCAGCAACGTTACCATTTCCGGCGCAACCGGCCCCAACACCCCGGCTATCGTGTTTTTGCACGGCCTCGGCGGCGACCAAAGCGACTGGCGTCTGGTGGCGCCCCATTTCGAAGACCAGTACCGGGTAGTGCTCCTGGACCTGGTGGGCGCCGGCAAATCGGACCAGGCTGCCTACTCCCCCACCGCCAAGCACAGCACCCTGGCCGGCCACGCCGACGACCTGCTCGAAGTGCTCAGCGCCCTGGCCCTGCACGACGTGGTATTCGTGGGCCATTCCGTGGCCTCCATGATTGGCGTGATTGCGGCCGTGCGCGAGCCCGAGCGGTTTTCCAAAATGGTGCTGGTGTCGCCTTCGCCCCGCTTTATTAATGAGAAGGGCTACGCCGGCGGCTTCGAGCAGAAGGACATCAACGAGCTGCTGGCGGCCATGGAAGGCGACTACACCGGCTGGGCCAACGGTTTCGCGCCGGTGATGATGGGCCAGAAGGAAAGCCCGGAGCTGGTGATGTCTCTCACCAACAGCTTCGTGCGCACCAACCCCGAAATCGCCAAGCACTTTGCCCGCGTCACCTTCTTCTCCGATACCCGCGCCGAGCTGGGCTTCCTCACCATTCCCACGCTCATCGTGCAATCGGCGCACGACATCATCGCGCCGCTGGCCGTGGGCCATTACATCAACGAGCAGCTGGCCGACAGCCGCATGAAAGTGGTGGAAACCAGCGGCCACTGCCCCCACCTCAGCGCCCCGCAGGAAACGCTTTCGGCGGTCGACCATTTTCTGCACCACGAGACGGCACTGGGGTAG